Proteins encoded within one genomic window of Anas platyrhynchos isolate ZD024472 breed Pekin duck chromosome 28, IASCAAS_PekinDuck_T2T, whole genome shotgun sequence:
- the CISD3 gene encoding CDGSH iron-sulfur domain-containing protein 3, mitochondrial: MLRLGAVALRVLLGGRARAPPGALRSPALSSAPSAPSSAPPQPLVVELKAGKKYAWCSCGHSKTQPFCDGSHRTAAPGVSPLRFTAEADGAAPLCACKRTRTPPFCDGSHREQAAPPGPQP; the protein is encoded by the exons ATGCTGCGGCTGGGGGCGGTGGCGCtgcgggtgctgctggggggccgGGCTcgggcccccccgggggctctgCGCAGCCCCGCGCTCTCCTCTgccccctccgccccctccTCCGCCCCCCCGCAGCCGCTGGTGGTGGAGCTGAAGGCGGGGAAGAAATACGCGTGGTGCTCCTGCGGGCACAGCAAGACGCAG CCTTTCTGCGACGGCTCGCACCGGACGGCGGCCCCCGGGGTGTCCCCGCTGCGTTTCACGGCCGAGGCGGACGGGGCGGCCCCGCTGTGCGCCTGCAAACGCACCCGAACCCCCCCCTTCTGCGACGGCAGCCACCGGGAGCAggcggccccccccggcccccagccctgA
- the PCGF2 gene encoding polycomb group RING finger protein 2 isoform X2: protein MHRTTRIKITELNPHLMCALCGGYFIDATTIVECLHSFCKTCIVRYLETNKYCPMCDVQVHKTRPLLSIRSDKTLQDIVYKLVPGLFKDEMKRRRDFYAAYPMAEVPNGSNEDRGEVSEQDKGNLADDEIVSLSIEFYEGTREEKKGSIENGDLEKDKKNGVRFLRCPAAMTVMHLAKFLRNKMDVPSKYKVEVLYEDEPLREYYTLMDIAYIYPWRRNGPLPLKYRVQPACKRLKLSQPATSECTNTSGASECESVSDKAHSPATLPATSSSLPSPGTPSHGSPSSTAGSGPGPALNGSSSNCHPLPPAASRCRKTTVNGSTASALT from the exons ATGCACAGGACCACCAGGATAAAGATCACCGAGCTCAACCCCCACCTGATGTGCGCCCTGTGCGGCGGATACTTCATCGACGCCACCACCATCGTGGAGTGCCTGCACTCCT TCTGCAAAACCTGCATCGTGCGCTACCTGGAGACCAACAAGTACTGCCCCATGTGTGATGTGCAGGTGCACAAAACCCGGCCCCTCCTCAGCATCAG GTCAGACAAAACCCTCCAGGATATCGTGTACAAGCTGGTCCCGGGGCTTTTCAAAG ACGAGATGAAGAGGCGGCGTGACTTCTACGCGGCCTACCCCATGGCCGAGG tTCCCAACGGCTCCAACGAGGATCGCGGGGAGGTCTCCGAGCAGGACAAGGGGAACCTGGCGGACGACGAGATCGTCAGCCTGTCCATAGAGTTTTACGAAGGGACGAG ggaggagaagaaagggagcatCGAGAACGGGGACCTGGAGAAGGACAAG aaGAACGGGGTGCGGTTCCTGCGCTGTCCCGCCGCGATGACGGTCATGCACCTGGCCAAGTTCCTGCGCAACAAGATGGACGTTCCCAGCAAGTACAAG GTGGAAGTCCTCTACGAAGACGAGCCCCTGCGGGAGTATTACACCCTGATGGACATCGCCTACATCTACCCCTGGAGGAGG AACGGGCCCCTGCCGCTGAAATACCGCGTCCAGCCCGCCTGCAAGCGGCTCAAGCTGTCCCAGCCGGCCACCTCCGAGTGCACCAACACCAGCGGCGCCTCCGAGTGCGAGTCGGTCAGCGACAAAGCCCACAGCCCCGCCACGCTGCCCGCCACCTCGTCCTCGCTGCCCAGCCCCGGGACGCCGTCCCACggctcccccagctccaccgccggcagcggccccggccccgcgctcAACGGCTCCTCCTCGAACTGccacccgctgccccccgccgccAGCCGGTGCCGCAAAACGACTGTCAATGGCAGCACGGCCTCCGCCTTGAcctaa
- the PCGF2 gene encoding polycomb group RING finger protein 2 isoform X1, with product MPAPRGPVCTPGLAHSALHTWPCTPGLAHSSVHTQPPPGARVCSWPRAGVRPQFPGVSIETTRRWLEMPFSPNSPKICSCVRVCACARVCVCVHSPGSCRQDPLGDQEMRTRIQGSWVGAAWGCAWGLLLPPRAVGCGVGAAPAPPAWICPWEAEGGPAGPGLAPSGCFGDFPAGRIPPRRCSKMHRTTRIKITELNPHLMCALCGGYFIDATTIVECLHSFCKTCIVRYLETNKYCPMCDVQVHKTRPLLSIRSDKTLQDIVYKLVPGLFKDEMKRRRDFYAAYPMAEVPNGSNEDRGEVSEQDKGNLADDEIVSLSIEFYEGTREEKKGSIENGDLEKDKNGVRFLRCPAAMTVMHLAKFLRNKMDVPSKYKVEVLYEDEPLREYYTLMDIAYIYPWRRNGPLPLKYRVQPACKRLKLSQPATSECTNTSGASECESVSDKAHSPATLPATSSSLPSPGTPSHGSPSSTAGSGPGPALNGSSSNCHPLPPAASRCRKTTVNGSTASALT from the exons ATGCCTGCACCCCGAGGCCCCGTGTGCACACCCGGCCTTGCACACTCAGCTTTGCACACCTGGCCGTGCACACCCGGCCTTGCACACTCATCCGTGCACACTCAGCCCCCCCCAGGTGCCCGCGTGTGCTCCTGGCCGCGGGCAGGTGTCCGGCCCCAATTCCCTGGAGTTTCTATAGAAACCACGAGGCGGTGGCTGGAAATGCCATTTTCACCGAATTCACCCAAAATATGCTCGTGCGTGCGGGTGTGTgcgtgtgcacgtgtgtgtgtgtgtgtgcacagcccggggagctgcaggcaggacccGCTCGGGGACCAGGAGATGCGAACCCGCATCCAAGGGAGCTGGGtgggggctgcgtggggctgCGCgtgggggctgctcctgccccccagggctgtggggtgcggggttggggcagccccagcacccccagcctggaTTTGTCCCTGGGAGGCTGAAGGGGGTCCTGCGGGTCCCGGCCTGGCACCAAGCGGCTGTTTTGGGGATTTCCCTGCAGGGAGGATCCCGCCGCGGCGCTGCTCCAAGATGCACAGGACCACCAGGATAAAGATCACCGAGCTCAACCCCCACCTGATGTGCGCCCTGTGCGGCGGATACTTCATCGACGCCACCACCATCGTGGAGTGCCTGCACTCCT TCTGCAAAACCTGCATCGTGCGCTACCTGGAGACCAACAAGTACTGCCCCATGTGTGATGTGCAGGTGCACAAAACCCGGCCCCTCCTCAGCATCAG GTCAGACAAAACCCTCCAGGATATCGTGTACAAGCTGGTCCCGGGGCTTTTCAAAG ACGAGATGAAGAGGCGGCGTGACTTCTACGCGGCCTACCCCATGGCCGAGG tTCCCAACGGCTCCAACGAGGATCGCGGGGAGGTCTCCGAGCAGGACAAGGGGAACCTGGCGGACGACGAGATCGTCAGCCTGTCCATAGAGTTTTACGAAGGGACGAG ggaggagaagaaagggagcatCGAGAACGGGGACCTGGAGAAGGACAAG AACGGGGTGCGGTTCCTGCGCTGTCCCGCCGCGATGACGGTCATGCACCTGGCCAAGTTCCTGCGCAACAAGATGGACGTTCCCAGCAAGTACAAG GTGGAAGTCCTCTACGAAGACGAGCCCCTGCGGGAGTATTACACCCTGATGGACATCGCCTACATCTACCCCTGGAGGAGG AACGGGCCCCTGCCGCTGAAATACCGCGTCCAGCCCGCCTGCAAGCGGCTCAAGCTGTCCCAGCCGGCCACCTCCGAGTGCACCAACACCAGCGGCGCCTCCGAGTGCGAGTCGGTCAGCGACAAAGCCCACAGCCCCGCCACGCTGCCCGCCACCTCGTCCTCGCTGCCCAGCCCCGGGACGCCGTCCCACggctcccccagctccaccgccggcagcggccccggccccgcgctcAACGGCTCCTCCTCGAACTGccacccgctgccccccgccgccAGCCGGTGCCGCAAAACGACTGTCAATGGCAGCACGGCCTCCGCCTTGAcctaa